In Flavobacteriales bacterium, one genomic interval encodes:
- a CDS encoding TonB-dependent receptor — protein sequence MLLLLSGALSAQTSVEVFDCIDGKPVPFAVVRLEAEDHTGIASKSTDLNGKAVFVDGELLGKKAAFVRIEALGYMVADIPALTLIKFGLKRDPQQLKDAVVTGQYGLTSAVNAIHKVRVIDEAQLQARASNTLADALQNELNIQLSQDNILGTSISMQGLSGQNVKILIDGVPVIGRQNGNIDLAQMDLNGIARVEIVEGPLSVSYGTNALAGTINLITKKNASEAPTFKFSSYTEHIGRLNLWGTASKRWGKHNVNINLGRDYFNGWNPGQTDIPNFKPALADTTRYQQWKPREQYTGRLNYRWNSNSWHLGYKAEVSNDLITARGRPRAPYYVSAFDEEYRTQRFDNALFADHYWSNGRKLNLIIAHDRYKRTRNTWVRDLTNLGEQLVVGEDVQDTSLFTLTNARLVYFSAEEDAQLRYEFGTDLNYETGSGQRIVQDDGASIGDYAIYSSIEYKPWKQVVVRPAVRYSYNTIYDAPLVPSLNVRWQLDTAFTFRASYARGFRTPSLKELYFYFVDVNHDIRGNKELDAEHSNNFSASLTWNEPRERGAWRAELSGFYNTINDMITLAQVDATLYTYVNIGQYSTAGGNLGLSWENGNWVISAGGNVTGRKDDLANDGANDYLWSHEARGSISHTWAKHGLSAQAFFKYQGLVSNYALADDNTVQRSMIEAYGMADVSLTKELLKKRIGLTVGCKNLFDVQNLNATSSGVGGVHGNGGSSVPMMNGRLFFMRLNLELSALRK from the coding sequence ATGCTTCTCCTGCTTTCGGGAGCCCTTTCCGCACAGACGTCGGTTGAGGTATTCGATTGTATTGACGGTAAGCCTGTTCCGTTCGCAGTGGTACGGCTAGAGGCCGAAGATCACACGGGTATTGCATCGAAGAGCACCGATCTGAACGGCAAAGCTGTTTTTGTTGATGGTGAACTTTTAGGCAAGAAAGCTGCTTTCGTGCGAATTGAAGCGCTTGGATACATGGTGGCGGACATACCGGCACTAACGCTGATCAAGTTTGGCTTGAAGCGGGACCCGCAACAACTGAAGGACGCTGTGGTTACCGGTCAGTATGGGCTTACTTCTGCGGTTAATGCCATACACAAAGTACGTGTGATCGATGAAGCTCAGTTGCAAGCACGCGCTTCGAACACGCTTGCCGATGCCTTACAGAATGAGCTGAATATTCAGCTTTCACAGGACAATATCCTTGGTACTTCCATTTCCATGCAAGGGCTGAGCGGACAGAACGTGAAGATCCTGATCGATGGTGTGCCTGTGATCGGAAGGCAGAATGGGAACATCGATCTAGCCCAGATGGATCTGAACGGCATAGCGCGTGTGGAGATCGTGGAAGGGCCATTGAGCGTGAGCTATGGAACCAATGCATTGGCCGGAACCATCAACTTGATCACGAAGAAGAACGCTAGTGAAGCACCTACCTTCAAATTCAGTTCGTACACTGAACATATTGGTCGGCTCAACCTCTGGGGAACCGCCTCCAAACGGTGGGGAAAGCATAACGTGAACATTAATCTTGGTCGCGATTATTTCAACGGCTGGAACCCCGGCCAGACAGATATTCCCAACTTTAAGCCCGCACTGGCGGATACTACACGCTACCAACAATGGAAGCCACGCGAGCAGTATACAGGGCGTCTCAACTACCGATGGAATAGCAATTCCTGGCACCTTGGATATAAGGCCGAGGTCAGCAATGACCTGATCACCGCGCGCGGTAGACCAAGAGCACCTTACTACGTTTCAGCATTCGATGAGGAGTACAGAACACAACGCTTCGATAACGCTTTATTTGCCGATCACTATTGGAGCAATGGACGCAAACTGAACCTGATCATAGCGCACGATCGGTACAAGCGTACACGCAATACATGGGTCCGTGATCTTACGAACCTTGGAGAACAACTCGTGGTCGGTGAAGATGTACAGGACACCTCGCTATTCACATTGACCAATGCGAGACTGGTCTACTTTTCTGCGGAGGAAGATGCTCAATTGCGTTATGAATTCGGGACGGACCTGAATTACGAGACCGGTTCCGGCCAACGCATTGTACAAGACGATGGCGCCTCGATCGGTGACTACGCGATCTATTCAAGTATCGAGTACAAGCCATGGAAGCAGGTCGTAGTTAGACCTGCGGTCCGTTATTCGTACAACACCATCTACGACGCCCCGTTGGTGCCATCGCTCAACGTCCGTTGGCAGTTGGATACGGCTTTCACGTTCAGAGCTAGTTATGCCCGAGGGTTCCGTACCCCTTCGCTGAAGGAACTCTATTTCTATTTCGTGGATGTGAATCATGATATACGTGGTAACAAGGAGCTCGATGCAGAGCATTCCAACAACTTCAGTGCATCGCTTACTTGGAATGAACCACGCGAACGCGGTGCATGGCGCGCTGAACTCAGTGGATTTTACAATACCATCAACGATATGATCACCTTGGCGCAGGTGGATGCCACGCTTTACACGTATGTCAATATTGGCCAGTACAGTACCGCCGGAGGAAATCTTGGCCTGTCTTGGGAGAATGGGAATTGGGTGATCAGTGCAGGTGGTAATGTCACAGGTCGTAAGGATGATCTCGCAAATGACGGAGCGAACGATTACCTGTGGTCACATGAAGCGCGTGGTTCCATATCACACACTTGGGCAAAGCACGGTTTATCAGCACAAGCATTTTTCAAATACCAAGGGTTGGTCTCCAACTACGCCTTGGCCGATGACAATACGGTGCAACGCTCGATGATCGAAGCATATGGCATGGCCGATGTATCTCTGACGAAAGAGCTATTGAAAAAGCGAATTGGACTTACAGTGGGGTGCAAGAACCTGTTCGACGTGCAGAATCTGAATGCCACCAGCTCCGGTGTTGGAGGAGTGCACGGTAACGGTGGTTCCAGCGTACCCATGATGAACGGTCGCCTTTTCTTTATGCGCTTGAACCTTGAATTATCAGCTCTTAGAAAATGA